In one window of Chelmon rostratus isolate fCheRos1 chromosome 19, fCheRos1.pri, whole genome shotgun sequence DNA:
- the LOC121623026 gene encoding mediator of RNA polymerase II transcription subunit 13-like isoform X1, which yields MTTTANWVANGASLEDCHSNIFSLAELTGIKWRCYGFRSGGEYGPVISAPAQDDPVLRSFMRCVQANLLCVWRRKIKPDAKELWIFWWGEEPNLSDVIHHELEVAEEGLWECGLSYECRTLLFKAIHNLLERCLMDKGFLRIGKWFFKPHEVEEKSLGNSEHLSCSFSFFLHGESNVCTSVEIAQHLPAYHITEHHIRLAQTSVTPVQVILSPYGLSGTLTGQAYKMSDPAARKLMEEWSYFYPMVLQQKEGGGEKEKEDTSQAYDRNCHVAVEVIVGGVRMTYPAALVLIAQGDLPVEQPPPVPAAPGLNREPNHCSVPLTPPTSPQQPCSADSGFVTSVSSVPTPDSSMGVTSISPKHSGKKLTCQVVHQAWRECYLNQPQYILNQPTDVTPKKEVPNGITTWDFNDLGARVSCSCSRLKQQKLSLTTTSTANPQTSANPTQSSGPSLYPPSQPKHKTSDKTEKADKQSKRPAMIPFHHRLSVTQETPLEQDSPGGPQLGGLVALEPPMEPLAALPSCKYPKPLSNGRKAPEALLHSPVSPLPPTLSPHPRVQDPEVLDGPVDMPVCPDGASGLGVIASETAVYTALLRQRESGAGWWRGFRTPRTDKTDFRPPELPSDKLEEVKTDTATEGAPLKRLYTQTLKRFKISEERVRDHIHTLGLFQQPGVEALREPGDDPYDFKEGDIEYTFSTSKRLKGQGREPSKKVKQGEEITSNGALPDGKDAMSIFNSAPKSDESAQDDGAAKANPSLTREKDLVVNISDLDNIFDEDEEELGTVYPNQHSTKLPVSTEDRPLGKEGRVAVPYPSTVADLQRMFPTPPSLEQHPAFSPIMTYRDTPSQEPPAPSGAADHLPPLASAQLTEYRMDIEDGFASPRQEDIKPQIGTSMFAPLSCLPSQSLPPLKIPEQCYYRPSWALLPKMEHFPTAMHPQNNTFIRDGYTNIPSVNTLTDQEYGQMSATTASVSTTVGILPSPATPRFSVPTPRTPRTPRGINAASSGQGSVKQDGTELSSPVSTPSTSLPLSSVEPLARPGPSLPEVHSLYAVLLLSDSVLNVFKDRNFDSCCICACNMNVKGADVGVYIPDSTCEDQYRCMCGFSAIVNRLLAHGTGLFLEDELDIYGRTSEVGRAAERRLALCRRDPTMRDPRAKRPQDAAPASPLVMILLQEQCSQPISSLASLHLPLSCSCHGRKGALLQSWMSEKQWADGSDACVECYNALEQGLQYVDNPTGGKVDPAVVRSTALHSWPHTNVVDMSMLSSQDMVRMLLSLQPFLQDAIQKKRTGRTWENIQHVQGPLTWQQFHKMAGRGSYGSEESPEPLPIPTVLLGYDRERDFLALSPLALPFWEKLLLEPYGGQRDVAYLVLCPNSPSLLAAGRAFFQELSAVYETCRLGKHRPLAKVSRDGLVHVGEEVEPEKLEELDVDQWLTGPWAGQQHTDNLSKLKLYAYACKQQLGPQLSALPLDSSLLLPPKVQPPLNPTSSAQPASSGQPQAWGSDGEQAPGAASSGNAPTPSGATSNQTGETTQGATGDTKGPSSATPPANTPAENPELTSEQSRIGIPTVADSVDSHANPPAIVIYIVDAFLSSSGARNEGGEEEEGDEVEAGSIWLLGLLRCYTEMLQTLPETMRPALVLQVVPCQYLLQPASGESHLYLQHLRSLAFSCYSQCRRLLPQQTHIKSLTGFGPVSTVNSVLKSPEHPSPLQLYSPPFILGPTRPKQPEQGEIWAEVPPKYNVLFVGYCLSHDQRWILVSCTDQQGELLETCIINIDVPNRARRPKVSARKMGLQKLWEWCIGLIQMTSLPWRIVIGRLGRLGHGELKDWSSLLGEHSLHSIGRQLREACRMCGISAADSPSILSACLVAMEPQGSLVVMPDAVTMGSVFGRSTALNLQTSQLNTPQDASCTHILVFPTSATTQLAPSSYPTEDNNDDMFDLPFPDELENDIGHDMMLITGNLHPSPNTSPVPSPGSPSGMGMGSHFQHTKSQGERLLSRDSPPEELKQQPLALGYYVSTAQANGLPHWFWASCPQAESQCPLFLKASLHHHISIAQSDELVSDKNKRTPHPLDSKTTSDVLRFVLEQYNALSWLTCTPATQDRQSCLPVHFAILIQMYNAILNML from the exons tgGCTGAGGAGGGGCTTTGGGAGTGCGGGCTGTCCTACGAGTGCAGGACCCTCTTGTTCAAGGCTATACACAACCTGCTGGAAAG atgtttgatgGACAAAGGCTTTTTAAGGATCGGGAAGTGGTTCTTCAAGCCACATGAAGTGGAAGAAAAGTCTTTGGGCAACAG TGAACACCTGTCatgctccttctccttcttcctccacGGGGAGAGCAACGTGTGCACGAGTGTGGAGATTGCCCAGCACCTGCCTGCATATCACATCACAGAGCACCACATCCGCCTCGCGCAGACCTCCGTCACACCAGTGCAAG TGATCTTAAGTCCATACGGCCTGAGCGGCACTCTGACCGGTCAGGCCTACAAGATGAGTGACCCAGCGGCTCGGAAGCTGATGGAGGAGTGGAGCTACTTCTACCCCATGGTCCTCCAGCAGAAAGAAGGGggtggagaaaaggaaaaagaagacacGAGCCAGGCATATGATCGCAACTGTCACGTGGCAGTGGAGGTCATCGTAG GTGGAGTAAGGATGACCTACCCAGCTGCTTTAGTGCTGATTGCCCAGGGGGACCTTCCCGTGGAGCAGCCTCCACCTGTTCCTGCAGCTCCGGGCCTCAACAGGGAGCCAAATCACTGCAGCGTGCCGCTCACACCGCCCACGTCACCGCAGCAGCCCTGCTCAG CGGACAGTGGCTTTGTGACCTCCGTCTCCAGTGTGCCCACGCCGGACAGCAGCATGGGAGTCACCAGCATCAGCCCAAAGCATTCTGGGAAGAAGCTAACCTGTCAGGTGGTCCATCAGGCCTGGAGGGAGTGCTATCTCAACCAGCCTCAGTACAT ATTGAATCAGCCAACTGACGTGACGCCTAAGAAGGAAGTGCCAAATGGAATAACCACGTGGGACTTCAACGATCTGGGAGCGAGggtgtcctgcagctgctccag GCTGAAACAGCAGAAGCTGAGTCTGACGACCACATCCACTGCCAACCCGCAGACTAGTGCCAACCCCACTCAGTCCTCTGGCCCGTCATTATACCCCCCCTCCCAGCCCAAACACAAGACCAGtgacaagacagaaaaggcTGACAAACAGTCCAAGAGGCCAGCCATGATCCCCTTCCACCACCGCCTATCTGTCACACAGGAGACCCCTCTGGAACAGGACTCCCCGGGAGGGCCCCAACTCGGGGGTCTTGTGGCGCTGGAGCCACCCATGGAGCCTCTGGCTGCTCTGCCAAGCTGCAAGTATCCCAAACCCCTCTCCAATGGCAGAAAAGCCCCTGAGGCCCTCCTCCACTCACCAGTGTCTCCACTTCCGCCCACGCTCAGCCCACACCCCCGAGTGCAGGACCCAGAGGTCCTGGATGGGCCTGTAGATATGCCGGTCTGTCCGGACGGGGCTTCAGGGTTGGGGGTGATTGCCAGCGAGACAGCTGTGTATACAGCTCTgctgaggcagagggagagcgGGGCCGGCTGGTGGAGAGGCTTCAGGACTCCCAGGACTGATAAGACTGACTTCAGACCCCCTGAACTCCCCTCTGATAAATTAGAGGAAGTGAAGACGGACACAGCCACTGAGGGAGCTCCCCTAAAGAG ACTATACACACAGACTCTGAAGAGATTTAAGATCTcagaggagagggtgagggacCACATCCACACTTTGGGCCTGTTCCAGCAGCCAGGTGTGGAGGCACTGCGGGAGCCTGGGGACGATCCCTACGACTTCAAGGAAGGAGACATTGAGTACACTTTCTCCACTTCCAAGAGGTTAAAGGGTCAAGGGCGAGAACCCAGCAAGAAGGTCAAG CAGGGAGAAGAAATCACCAGCAATGGAGCACTGCCTGATGGGAAGGACGCCATGTCCATTTTTAACTCAGCTCCAAAATCAG aCGAATCAGCTCAGGATGATGGAGCTGCCAAAGCCAATCCTTCCCTGACCAGAGAAAAAGATCTAGTGGTCAACATCTCCGATCTAGACAACATatttgatgaagatgaggaagagttGGGG ACTGTTTACCCCAACCAGCACTCCACCAAGCTTCCAGTATCCACAGAAGATCGCCCTCTGGGCAAAGAGGGGAGAGTTGCAGTACCGTATCCATCAA CAGTTGCAGACCTCCAGCGCATGTTTCCCACCCCGCCTTCTTTAGAGCAGCACCCGGCCTTCTCTCCCATCATGACGTATCGCGACACCCCGAGCCAAGAGCCCCCCGCGCCCAGCGGAGCAGCTGACCACCTGCCGCCTTTAGCGTCCGCCCAGCTGACTGAATACAGGATGGACATTGAGGACGGCTTTGCCAGTCCCCGGCAGGAGGATATCAAG CCACAAATAGGCACCTCCATGTTTGCTCCGCTGTCCTGCCTACCCAGCCAGAGTCTACCACCACTCAAGATTCCAGAGCAATGCTACTATCGTCCATCCTGGGCCCTCCTGCCCAAAATGGAGCATTTCCCAACAGCCATGCATCCCCAAAATAACACGTTCATCAGAGATGGATACAC AAACATCCCCAGTGTCAACACCCTGACAGACCAGGAGTATGGCCAGATGAGCGCCACCACTGCCTCCGTCAGCACTACTGTTGGCATCCTCCCATCTCCAGCCACTCCCCGCTTCTCTGTGCCCACTCCACGAACCCCTCGTACACCACGGGGTATTAATGCTGCAAGCTCTGGGCAGGGTTCAGTGAAGCAGGACGGCACTGAGCTTAGCTCACCGGTCTCCACACCCTCCACCAGCCTgcctctcagctctgtggagccCCTAGCTCGGCCAGGACCCTCCTTGCCTGAGGTTCACAGCCTGTACGCTGTCCTCCTGCTCTCAGACTCCGTCCTCAATGTATTCAAGGATCGCAACTTTGACAGCTGCTGTATCTGTGCCTGTAATATGAATGTCAAAGGAGCAGACGTGGGGGTGTATATCCCTGATTCCACTTGTGAAGATCAGTACCGCTGTATGTGTGGCTTCAGTGCCATCGTGAACAGGCTGCTCGCCCATGGCACAGGCCTCTTCCTGGAGGATGAGCTGGATATTTACGGTCGGACTTCTGAGGTAGGCCGGGCGGCCGAGAGGAGGCTGGCTCTTTGCCGGCGAGACCCAACTATGAGAGACCCCAGAGCCAAGAGGCCGCAGGACGCGGCCCCCGCCTCTCCGCTGGTCATGATCCTCCTGCAGGAGCAGTGTTCCCAGCCCATTTCTTCCCTGGCGTCACTGCATCTCCCCCTCAGCTGTTCTTGCCATGGCCGCAAAGGGGCGCTGCTCCAAAGCTGGATGTCTGAAAAGCAGTGGGCGGATGGGAGTGATGCCTGTGTGGAGTGTTACAATGCTTTGGAACAGGGGCTGCAGTATGTGGATAACCCCACAGGAGGGAAAGTAGATCCAGCTGTTGTCAGAAGTACCGCTCTTCACTCCTGGCCTCACACGAATG TGGTGGACATGAGCATGTTGTCGTCCCAGGATATGGTTCGTatgctgctgtctctgcagccTTTCCTGCAGGATGCCATCCAGAAGAAGAGAACAGGACGGACGTGGGAAAACATCCAGCATGTTCAGGGTCCGCTCACCTGGCAGCAGTTCCATAAGATGGCTGGGAGAGGCTCCTACG GTTCGGAGGAGTCGCCGGAGCCCTTGCCCATTCCTACAGTGTTACTGGGATATGACCGTGAGAGAGACTTCTTGGCATTGTCCCCTTTGGCGTTACCTTTCTGGGAGAAGTTGCTGCTGGAGCCTTATGGGGGGCAGCGGGATGTGGCGTATTTGGTACTGTGTCCCAACAGCCCCTCTCTGCTGGCTGCGGGCCGTGCCTTTTTCCAGGAGCTCAGCGCCGTTTACGAG ACTTGCCGCCTCGGGAAGCACCGTCCTCTGGCCAAGGTGTCCAGGGACGGCCTCGTGCATGTGGGGGAAGAAGTGGAGCCAGAAAAACTGGAGGAGCTGGACGTGGACCAGTGGTTGACTGGACCCTGGGCTGGACAGCAGCACACCGACAACCTCAGCAAACTTAAACTCTATGCTTATGCCTGCAAGCAGCAACTTG GTCCCCAGCTGTCAGCCCTGCCTTTAGACAGCAGTCTTCTGCTGCCTCCCAAAGTCCAGCCTCCCTTAAACCCCACATCCTCAGCGCAGCCTGCCTCCTCTGGCCAGCCTCAAGCTTGGGGCTCTGATGGTGAACAAGCTCCAGGCGCTGCCAGTTCAGGAAACGCTCCAACGCCGAGTGGAGCAACCTCAAACCAGACGGGGGAGACAACCCAGGGAGCAACTGGCGATACGAAAGGGCCTTCCAGCGCCACGCCACCAGCCAACACACCAGCAGAAAACCCTGAACT CACCTCTGAACAGTCTAGAATCGGCATCCCGACTGTGGCCGACTCCGTGGACAGCCACGCCAACCCACCAGCTATTGTTATTTACATAGTGGATGCTTTTCTTAGCTCAAGTGGAGCAAGAAATgaagggggagaggaagaggagggtgatgagGTGGAGGCAGGTAGCATTTGGCTACTAGGGCTCCTCCGTTGCTACACAGAGATGCTACAGACTTTGCCTGAGACGATGAGACCGGCGCTGGTGCTGCAG GTGGTGCCGTGCCAGTACCTCCTCCAACCAGCCAGTGGGGAGAGCCATTTATACCTGCAACATCTGCGCTCCCTGGCCTTCTCCTGTTACTCCCAGTGCAGACGTCTGCTGccccagcaaacacacatcaagTCCCTGACAGGCTTTGGACCAGTGTCCACTGTCAATTCTGTACTTAAGAGTCCAGAG caccccAGCCCTCTGCAGCTGTACTCTCCCCCCTTCATCCTCGGTCCGACCCGTCCCAAGCAGCCAGAGCAAGGGGAGATATGGGCGGAGGTCCCTCCCAAATACAATGTGCTCTTTGTTGGATACTGCCTGTCACATGACCAGCGTTGGATCCTGGTGTCCTGCActgaccagcagggggagctcCTGGAGACTTGTATTATCAACATTGACGTACCCAACAG agcgCGACGGCCCAAGGTTTCAGCCAGGAAGATGGGACTACAGAAGCTGTGGGAGTGGTGTATTGGCCTCATCCAGATGACCTCACTGCCATGGAGGATTGTGATTGGCCGATTAGGCAGACTGGGGCACGGGGAGCTAAAAG ACTGGAGCTCACTGCTTGGGGAGCATTCCCTCCATTCAATAGGGCGCCAGCTAAGGGAGGCTTGTCGCATGTGTGGGATCTCCGCTGCTGACTCCCCGTCTATCCTCAGCGCCTGCCTGGTAGCCATGGAGCCACAGGGCTCCCTTGTGGTCATGCCTG atgcaGTGACCATGGGCTCAGTGTTCGGCCGCAGCACTGCTCTGAACTTGCAGACCTCGCAGCTGAACACACCTCAGGATGCTTCCTGTACTCACATCCTTGTCTTCCCAACTTCTGCCACCACCCAGCTGGCACCCAGCTCCTACCCCACCGAGGACAATAATG ATGACATGTTCGATCTGCCCTTTCCTGATGAACTGGAGAACGACATCGGCCATGACATGATGTTGATCACAGGGAACCTCCACCCTTCCCCTAACACCTCTCCTGTGCCCTCGCCCGGCTCTCCGTCCGGGATGGGAATGGGATCACATTTCCAGCACACTAAG AGCCAGGGTGAGCGCTTGCTGTCTCGGGACAGTCCACCAGaagagctgaagcagcagcCGCTGGCTCTGGGCTACTACGTCTCCACTGCACAGGCAAATGGACTTCCTCACTGGTTCTGGGCCTCCTGCCCGCAGGCTGAGAGCCAGTGTCCACTCTTCCTTAAG gcctccctccaccaccataTCTCCATAGCCCAGTCAGATGAGCTGGTGTCAGACAAGAATAAGAGGACCCCTCACCCCTTAGACTCAAAGACCACCTCTGATGTGCTCAG GTTTGTATTGGAGCAGTACAACGCCCTCTCCTGGCTGACGTGCACCCCTGCCACCCAAGACCGCCAGTCCTGCCTGCCTGTCCACTTTGCCATACTGATCCAAATGTACAATGCCATCCTAAACATGCTTTAG